The Sesamum indicum cultivar Zhongzhi No. 13 linkage group LG6, S_indicum_v1.0, whole genome shotgun sequence genome has a segment encoding these proteins:
- the LOC105163308 gene encoding ETO1-like protein 1 isoform X1, which translates to MRTLFPSDSCKEPQLNAINPQSWLQVERGKLTKLAPWSPSSIESLIKVPEPRILPVYKPVDYVEVLAQVHEELEMCPPTERSNLYLLQYQVFKGLGEAKLMRRSLRSAWLKASTVYEKLVFGAWLKYEKQGEEIISDLLTSCGKCAKEFGAIDIASEFPAYETPSCSDMLKDNLLQRMVSFQIGDEKITCNRHEIARLSAPFHAMLNGCFTESFSDEIDLSENNISPSGLRAVSNFGKTGSLSEVPCTLLLEILVFANRFCCESLKNACDEKLASLVVSRQDAVELMEFALEQNSPVLAASCLQVFLHELPESLNDKQVVQLLSSLDAQQRSIMVGTASFSLYSLLTEVAMDSDPSSDTAVLFLKQLVDCAGTSRQKMIAFHQLGCVRLFRKEYDKAEKMFKAALSEGHVYSVVGLARLSHIKGHKHWPYEKISSIISSYSPLGWMYQERSLYCDGDKKLEELERATELDPTLTYPYMYRAASLMRKQDVQSALAEINRVLGFKLALECLELRFCFYLALEDYQSAICDVQAILTLSPDYRMFDGRVAASQLRTLVREHVENWTTADCWLQLYDRWSLVDDIGSLSVIYQMLESDAAKGVLYFRQSLLLLRLNCPEAAMRSLQLARQHASSEPERLVYEGWILYDTGHCEEGLRKAEESISLQRSFEAFFLKAYALADSSQDPSCSSTVVSLLEEALKCPSDRLRKGQALNNLGSVYVDCGKLDAAADCYINALKIRHTRAHQGLARVHFLRNDKNAAYAEMTKLIEKARNNASAYEKRSEYCERELTKADLEMVTRLDPLRVYPYRYRAAVLMDNHKEKEAIAELSRAIAFKADLHLLHLRAAFHEHIGDVMGALRDCRAALSVDPNHQEMLELHSRVNSQEP; encoded by the exons ATGAGGACTCTTTTTCCTTCGGATTCTTGTAAAGAACCACAGCTGAACGCTATCAATCCTCAGTCATGGCTCCAGGTTGAAAGAGGCAAGCTTACGAAACTTGCACCGTGGTCTCCATCTTCAAT AGAATCTCTTATCAAGGTTCCTGAACCTCGAATTCTTCCGGTTTATAAGCCTGTTGATTATGTTGAAGTGTTAGCTCAAGTTCACGAAGAACTTGAGATGTGTCCTCCAACAGAGAGGTCGAATCTTTACTTGCTTCAGTATCAGGTCTTTAAAGGCCTTGGAGAAGCAAAATTGATGCGAAGGAGCCTTCGCTCTGCTTGGCTGAAGGCTAGCACTGTTTATGAGAAACTCGTCTTTGGGGCATGGTTGAAGTATGAGAAGCAAGGTGAAGAGATCATCTCTGACTTGCTAACCTCTTGTGGTAAATGTGCTAAGGAGTTTGGGGCTATAGATATCGCCTCTGAATTTCCTGCTTATGAAACTCCAAGCTGTTCTGATATGCTGAAAGACAATCTCTTGCAGCGTATGGTATCTTTTCAAATTGGAGACGAGAAAATAACATGCAACAGACATGAGATTGCTCGACTTTCTGCTCCATTTCATGCCATGCTTAATGGCTGTTTCACAGAATCCTTTAGTGATGAAATTGATCTTTCTGAAAACAACATTTCCCCTTCAGGTTTAAGAGCAGTTAGTAATTTTGGCAAAACAGGAAGTTTAAGTGAAGTGCCCTGCACTCTCTTGTTAGAAATATTGGTGTTTGCCAACAGATTTTGCTGTGAAAGCCTGaaaaatgcatgtgatgaAAAACTTGCTTCCTTGGTGGTGTCCAGACAAGATGCTGTGGAACTTATGGAATTTGCTCTTGAGCAGAATTCTCCTGTATTAGCCGCTTCTTGTTTGCAAGTGTTTCTACATGAACTTCCTGAATCACTGAATGATAAACAGGTAGTTCAACTGTTAAGCAGTCTTGATGCACAACAAAGGTCAATAATGGTAGGGACTGcctcattttctctctattcttTGTTGACGGAAGTTGCGATGGATTCTGATCCCTCCTCAGACACAGCAGTTCTTTTCTTAAAGCAGTTGGTAGACTGTGCTGGAACCAGCCGGCAGAAAATGATAGCGTTTCATCAGTTGGGATGTGTTAGactttttagaaaagaatatGATAAAGCGGAAAAGATGTTCAAGGCTGCTCTGAGTGAAGGCCATGTTTATTCTGTTGTTGGCTTAGCCAGATTAAGTCACATCAAGGGGCACAAGCATTGGCCTTATGAAAAGATCAGCTCTATCATATCCTCTTATAGTCCGCTTGGATGGATGTATCAAGAGAGGTCATTATACTGTGATGGCGACAAAAAGTTGGAAGAACTTGAGAGAGCTACTGAACTGGACCCAACCTTAACGTATCCTTATATGTATCGAGCTGCGTCCTTGATGAGAAAACAGGATGTTCAATCAGCCCTTGCAGAGATCAACAGGGTTCTTGGATTCAAACTAGCACTAGAGTGCTTGGAGCTGCGGTTTTGTTTCTATCTTGCTCTGGAGGATTACCAATCAGCTATATGTGATGTTCAAGCAATTCTTACTCTTTCGCCAGATTACAGAATGTTTGATGGGCGAGTCGCAGCTTCACAACTGCGTACCCTTGTGCGTGAGCATGTCGAGAATTGGACAACAGCTGATTGCTGGCTGCAACTTTATGACAGATGGTCTTTGGTTGATGATATTGGATCACTCTCTGTAATATATCAGATGCTGGAGTCTGATGCCGCTAAAGGTGTTCTGTACTTTCGACAGTCTTTGCTTCTTCTCAG ACTCAATTGTCCTGAAGCCGCAATGAGGAGCTTACAGCTAGCACGCCAGCATGCATCAAGTGAACCTGAAAGATTAGTTTACGAGGGATGGATCTTATATGATACTGGTCATTGCGAAGAGGGACTGCGGAAAGCGGAGGAGTCTATTAGTCTCCAAAGATCCTTTGAAGCTTTTTTCTTGAAAGCATATGCTTTAGCCGACTCTAGTCAGGATCCATCTTGTTCGTCCACTGTTGTATCACTTCTTGAAGAAGCTTTGAAGTGCCCTTCAGACAGACTTCGCAAAGGTCAG GCCCTGAACAATCTTGGAAGTGTCTATGTTGATTGTGGTAAGCTAGATGCTGCAGCTGATTGCTACATAAATGCCCTCAAAATACGACATACCCGAGCACACCAGGGCCTTGCTCGAGTCCACTTTCtgagaaatgacaaaaatgcTGCATATGCTGAGATGACTAAACTGATTGAGAAGGCAAGGAACAATGCATCTGCTTATGAAAAGCGGTCTGAGTACTGCGAGCGTGAACTCACAAAGGCAGATCTTGAGATGGTCACACGCTTGGATCCTCTTCGAGTTTATCCATACAGATACCGCGCTGCAG TTTTAATGGATAACCACAAGGAGAAAGAAGCCATTGCAGAACTGTCGAGGGCTATTGCATTCAAAGCAGATCTTCACCTTCTTCACCTCCGAGCTGCATTTCACGAGCACATCGGCGATGTCATGGGAGCACTGCGAGACTGTCGGGCTGCTCTCTCCGTCGACCCTAATCATCAAGAGATGTTAGAACTTCATAGCCGTGTGAACAGCCAAGAGCCTTGA
- the LOC105163307 gene encoding probable protein phosphatase 2C 51 isoform X2, which yields MIVNFMRKELANVAVIGVLLCAVSYSVHGVSVSCMMAYDEGGAPAVFSSPECPLGVLSPESSENSMRNCQFATLQGHREYQEDRVACNLDMKLPLSDEAGVEEIAVGIAAIFDGHGGEEASEMASTKLFDYFILHVVFTAYKLALPSNKENHDPHALKSSQRTPHIIHHYSLHPILEEALLRTIHDIDSEFSKEALEEGYVSGSTATIVLLSDGQFLVANVGDSKAILCSSKVHVHHHAEAPSIEDYAEELTRDHHPDREDEKARIEAAGGFVRVWGVPRVNGVLAVSRAIGDVFLKRYGVTADPEIAGWRQFTPENRYLVVASDGIFETLTPHEVCILTHGKASESSSGNVSSSSLADWIIRHAFRTGSTDNLSAIVISDLHNCTKDRCDRERKLTN from the exons ATGATTGTGAACTTTATGAGGAAAGAGCTCGCAAATGTAGCAGTCATAGGAGTTCTGTTGTGTGCTGTATCATACAGCGTTCATGGAGTTTCAGTTTCCTGTATGATGGCATACGATGAAGGTGGGGCTCCTGCTGTTTTTAGTTCACCTGAGTGTCCTCTGGGGGTTCTTTCCCCTGAATCTTCTGAAAATTCAATGAGGAATTGCCAGTTTGCCACACTTCAAGGACACAGAGAGTATCAAGAGGATCGTGTTGCATGTAATCTTGACATGAAACTGCCATTGTCAG ATGAAGCTGGGGTTGAAGAGATTGCTGTTGGTATTGCAGCTATATTTGATGGCCATGGAGGAGAGGAAGCCAGTGAGATGGCTTCAACAAAACTTTTCGATTATTTTATCTTGCATGTCGTGTTCACTGCATACAAACTAGCACTTCCAAGCAACAAAGAGAACCATGACCCACATGCATTGAAGAG TTCTCAGAGGACACCACATATAATTCATCACTATTCACTGCATCCAATTTTAGAGGAAGCACTGTTGAGGACAATCCATGACATTGATTCAGAATTTTCAAAG GAAGCTTTGGAGGAAGGCTATGTTTCAGGGTCTACTGCCACCATTGTTCTTCTGAGTGACGGTCAATTTCTGGTTGCCAATGTTGGTGATTCAAAGGCAATTCTGTGCTCTAGTAAAGTTCATGTCCACCATCATGCCGAAG CTCCATCAATAGAAGATTATGCGGAGGAATTGACAAGAGATCATCATCCAGATAGAGAAGATGAGAAGGCCAGAATTGAAGCAGCTGGTGGGTTCGTTCGTGTATGGGGCGTTCCCCGTGTCAATGGTGTATTGGCTGTGTCCAGAGCTATTGGTGATGTGTTTTTAAAAAG ATATGGTGTTACAGCTGATCCTGAAATCGCTGGTTGGAGACAGTTTACCCCTGAAAATAGATATTTGGTTGTAGCATCAGATGGTATATTTGAGACATTGACTCCCCACGAAGTGTGCATTCTTACACATGGTAAAGCATCTGAGTCCTCATCCGGAAATGTCTCATCAAGCTCATTAGCTGACTGGATAATTCGCCATGCGTTTAGGACAGGCAGCACAGATAACCTGTCAGCCATTGTGATTTCTGATCTTCACAACTGCACAAAGGATAGATGCGATAGGGAGAGAAAATTGACTAATTAA
- the LOC105163308 gene encoding ETO1-like protein 1 isoform X2: MRTLFPSDSCKEPQLNAINPQSWLQVERGKLTKLAPWSPSSIESLIKVPEPRILPVYKPVDYVEVLAQVHEELEMCPPTERSNLYLLQYQVFKGLGEAKLMRRSLRSAWLKASTVYEKLVFGAWLKYEKQGEEIISDLLTSCGKCAKEFGAIDIASEFPAYETPSCSDMLKDNLLQRMVSFQIGDEKITCNRHEIARLSAPFHAMLNGCFTESFSDEIDLSENNISPSGLRAVSNFGKTGSLSEVPCTLLLEILVFANRFCCESLKNACDEKLASLVVSRQDAVELMEFALEQNSPVLAASCLQVFLHELPESLNDKQVVQLLSSLDAQQRSIMVGTASFSLYSLLTEVAMDSDPSSDTAVLFLKQLVDCAGTSRQKMIAFHQLGCVRLFRKEYDKAEKMFKAALSEGHVYSVVGLARLSHIKGHKHWPYEKISSIISSYSPLGWMYQERSLYCDGDKKLEELERATELDPTLTYPYMYRAASLMRKQDVQSALAEINRVLGFKLALECLELRFCFYLALEDYQSAICDVQAILTLSPDYRMFDGRVAASQLRTLVREHVENWTTADCWLQLYDRWSLVDDIGSLSVIYQMLESDAAKGVLYFRQSLLLLRLNCPEAAMRSLQLARQHASSEPERLVYEGWILYDTGHCEEGLRKAEESISLQRSFEAFFLKAYALADSSQDPSCSSTVVSLLEEALKCPSDRLRKGPEQSWKCLC; this comes from the exons ATGAGGACTCTTTTTCCTTCGGATTCTTGTAAAGAACCACAGCTGAACGCTATCAATCCTCAGTCATGGCTCCAGGTTGAAAGAGGCAAGCTTACGAAACTTGCACCGTGGTCTCCATCTTCAAT AGAATCTCTTATCAAGGTTCCTGAACCTCGAATTCTTCCGGTTTATAAGCCTGTTGATTATGTTGAAGTGTTAGCTCAAGTTCACGAAGAACTTGAGATGTGTCCTCCAACAGAGAGGTCGAATCTTTACTTGCTTCAGTATCAGGTCTTTAAAGGCCTTGGAGAAGCAAAATTGATGCGAAGGAGCCTTCGCTCTGCTTGGCTGAAGGCTAGCACTGTTTATGAGAAACTCGTCTTTGGGGCATGGTTGAAGTATGAGAAGCAAGGTGAAGAGATCATCTCTGACTTGCTAACCTCTTGTGGTAAATGTGCTAAGGAGTTTGGGGCTATAGATATCGCCTCTGAATTTCCTGCTTATGAAACTCCAAGCTGTTCTGATATGCTGAAAGACAATCTCTTGCAGCGTATGGTATCTTTTCAAATTGGAGACGAGAAAATAACATGCAACAGACATGAGATTGCTCGACTTTCTGCTCCATTTCATGCCATGCTTAATGGCTGTTTCACAGAATCCTTTAGTGATGAAATTGATCTTTCTGAAAACAACATTTCCCCTTCAGGTTTAAGAGCAGTTAGTAATTTTGGCAAAACAGGAAGTTTAAGTGAAGTGCCCTGCACTCTCTTGTTAGAAATATTGGTGTTTGCCAACAGATTTTGCTGTGAAAGCCTGaaaaatgcatgtgatgaAAAACTTGCTTCCTTGGTGGTGTCCAGACAAGATGCTGTGGAACTTATGGAATTTGCTCTTGAGCAGAATTCTCCTGTATTAGCCGCTTCTTGTTTGCAAGTGTTTCTACATGAACTTCCTGAATCACTGAATGATAAACAGGTAGTTCAACTGTTAAGCAGTCTTGATGCACAACAAAGGTCAATAATGGTAGGGACTGcctcattttctctctattcttTGTTGACGGAAGTTGCGATGGATTCTGATCCCTCCTCAGACACAGCAGTTCTTTTCTTAAAGCAGTTGGTAGACTGTGCTGGAACCAGCCGGCAGAAAATGATAGCGTTTCATCAGTTGGGATGTGTTAGactttttagaaaagaatatGATAAAGCGGAAAAGATGTTCAAGGCTGCTCTGAGTGAAGGCCATGTTTATTCTGTTGTTGGCTTAGCCAGATTAAGTCACATCAAGGGGCACAAGCATTGGCCTTATGAAAAGATCAGCTCTATCATATCCTCTTATAGTCCGCTTGGATGGATGTATCAAGAGAGGTCATTATACTGTGATGGCGACAAAAAGTTGGAAGAACTTGAGAGAGCTACTGAACTGGACCCAACCTTAACGTATCCTTATATGTATCGAGCTGCGTCCTTGATGAGAAAACAGGATGTTCAATCAGCCCTTGCAGAGATCAACAGGGTTCTTGGATTCAAACTAGCACTAGAGTGCTTGGAGCTGCGGTTTTGTTTCTATCTTGCTCTGGAGGATTACCAATCAGCTATATGTGATGTTCAAGCAATTCTTACTCTTTCGCCAGATTACAGAATGTTTGATGGGCGAGTCGCAGCTTCACAACTGCGTACCCTTGTGCGTGAGCATGTCGAGAATTGGACAACAGCTGATTGCTGGCTGCAACTTTATGACAGATGGTCTTTGGTTGATGATATTGGATCACTCTCTGTAATATATCAGATGCTGGAGTCTGATGCCGCTAAAGGTGTTCTGTACTTTCGACAGTCTTTGCTTCTTCTCAG ACTCAATTGTCCTGAAGCCGCAATGAGGAGCTTACAGCTAGCACGCCAGCATGCATCAAGTGAACCTGAAAGATTAGTTTACGAGGGATGGATCTTATATGATACTGGTCATTGCGAAGAGGGACTGCGGAAAGCGGAGGAGTCTATTAGTCTCCAAAGATCCTTTGAAGCTTTTTTCTTGAAAGCATATGCTTTAGCCGACTCTAGTCAGGATCCATCTTGTTCGTCCACTGTTGTATCACTTCTTGAAGAAGCTTTGAAGTGCCCTTCAGACAGACTTCGCAAAG GCCCTGAACAATCTTGGAAGTGTCTATGTTGA
- the LOC105163307 gene encoding probable protein phosphatase 2C 51 isoform X1 — translation MIVNFMRKELANVAVIGVLLCAVSYSVHGVSVSCMMAYDEGGAPAVFSSPECPLGVLSPESSENSMRNCQFATLQGHREYQEDRVACNLDMKLPLSDEAGVEEIAVGIAAIFDGHGGEEASEMASTKLFDYFILHVVFTAYKLALPSNKENHDPHALKSSQRTPHIIHHYSLHPILEEALLRTIHDIDSEFSKEALEEGYVSGSTATIVLLSDGQFLVANVGDSKAILCSSKVHVHHHAEEAPSIEDYAEELTRDHHPDREDEKARIEAAGGFVRVWGVPRVNGVLAVSRAIGDVFLKRYGVTADPEIAGWRQFTPENRYLVVASDGIFETLTPHEVCILTHGKASESSSGNVSSSSLADWIIRHAFRTGSTDNLSAIVISDLHNCTKDRCDRERKLTN, via the exons ATGATTGTGAACTTTATGAGGAAAGAGCTCGCAAATGTAGCAGTCATAGGAGTTCTGTTGTGTGCTGTATCATACAGCGTTCATGGAGTTTCAGTTTCCTGTATGATGGCATACGATGAAGGTGGGGCTCCTGCTGTTTTTAGTTCACCTGAGTGTCCTCTGGGGGTTCTTTCCCCTGAATCTTCTGAAAATTCAATGAGGAATTGCCAGTTTGCCACACTTCAAGGACACAGAGAGTATCAAGAGGATCGTGTTGCATGTAATCTTGACATGAAACTGCCATTGTCAG ATGAAGCTGGGGTTGAAGAGATTGCTGTTGGTATTGCAGCTATATTTGATGGCCATGGAGGAGAGGAAGCCAGTGAGATGGCTTCAACAAAACTTTTCGATTATTTTATCTTGCATGTCGTGTTCACTGCATACAAACTAGCACTTCCAAGCAACAAAGAGAACCATGACCCACATGCATTGAAGAG TTCTCAGAGGACACCACATATAATTCATCACTATTCACTGCATCCAATTTTAGAGGAAGCACTGTTGAGGACAATCCATGACATTGATTCAGAATTTTCAAAG GAAGCTTTGGAGGAAGGCTATGTTTCAGGGTCTACTGCCACCATTGTTCTTCTGAGTGACGGTCAATTTCTGGTTGCCAATGTTGGTGATTCAAAGGCAATTCTGTGCTCTAGTAAAGTTCATGTCCACCATCATGCCGAAG AAGCTCCATCAATAGAAGATTATGCGGAGGAATTGACAAGAGATCATCATCCAGATAGAGAAGATGAGAAGGCCAGAATTGAAGCAGCTGGTGGGTTCGTTCGTGTATGGGGCGTTCCCCGTGTCAATGGTGTATTGGCTGTGTCCAGAGCTATTGGTGATGTGTTTTTAAAAAG ATATGGTGTTACAGCTGATCCTGAAATCGCTGGTTGGAGACAGTTTACCCCTGAAAATAGATATTTGGTTGTAGCATCAGATGGTATATTTGAGACATTGACTCCCCACGAAGTGTGCATTCTTACACATGGTAAAGCATCTGAGTCCTCATCCGGAAATGTCTCATCAAGCTCATTAGCTGACTGGATAATTCGCCATGCGTTTAGGACAGGCAGCACAGATAACCTGTCAGCCATTGTGATTTCTGATCTTCACAACTGCACAAAGGATAGATGCGATAGGGAGAGAAAATTGACTAATTAA